A genomic region of Desulfomonilaceae bacterium contains the following coding sequences:
- a CDS encoding ABC transporter permease: MNLAIKDIRHNLSRFSLTAFGIGMLLMIVMGMGGIYQGLIKEATLLVDNIGADIWVVQHGTRGPFAEISRIPRNLEDRLQSVPGVASARAFVTYAVQRESRGAPLRMQVEGLSWPEDKGAWLPLIAGRKIEAAHYEMVADQILGLRLGDKVRLGKNAYTVVGITKGMSSMAGDGLAFFTLLDALEIQYDYSGEAIRIERQARRTRIARQDIGATLPSLIERSQLPSANLAAIPRPSVSAVLVRVEPGSDVSGVMSQISSWTDVTAFTRDQQNELLLRGVVDRARRQLGLFRALLILISAIIMALILYTLTLEKIHDIAMLKLIGARNTVILSLIVQQALLLGFLGYLFAFYAGKWVFPMFPRRVVINNDDLLSLAVIVFIISILSAGLGIWKALSIEPNEVVS, encoded by the coding sequence ATGAACCTTGCTATCAAAGATATTCGCCATAACCTTTCACGTTTTTCCCTTACAGCGTTCGGCATTGGGATGCTTCTCATGATAGTCATGGGAATGGGGGGAATTTATCAAGGGCTCATAAAAGAGGCCACTCTGCTGGTGGACAATATAGGGGCTGACATTTGGGTGGTTCAGCATGGAACAAGAGGGCCATTCGCCGAAATTTCCAGGATACCTAGAAATCTGGAGGATCGTTTACAGTCAGTGCCTGGAGTGGCGTCGGCCCGCGCCTTTGTGACCTATGCGGTTCAGAGAGAATCTCGCGGGGCCCCTCTTCGGATGCAGGTTGAGGGGCTTTCATGGCCCGAGGATAAAGGAGCGTGGCTGCCCCTGATAGCTGGTCGGAAAATCGAAGCTGCGCATTACGAAATGGTCGCTGATCAGATATTGGGCTTGAGGCTGGGTGACAAAGTTAGGCTCGGGAAAAATGCCTACACAGTGGTGGGAATCACGAAGGGTATGTCCAGCATGGCCGGTGATGGGCTGGCTTTCTTCACCTTACTTGACGCCCTGGAAATTCAATACGACTATTCTGGAGAAGCCATAAGAATTGAACGACAAGCAAGACGAACTCGAATAGCCCGTCAGGATATAGGGGCTACTCTACCCTCACTTATTGAAAGGTCTCAACTTCCATCAGCGAATCTGGCAGCCATACCTCGACCTTCCGTTAGCGCCGTTCTTGTCCGAGTAGAACCTGGAAGCGATGTCTCAGGGGTCATGTCCCAGATCTCAAGTTGGACTGACGTCACCGCCTTCACCAGAGACCAACAGAATGAACTGCTTCTAAGGGGCGTGGTGGACAGGGCCCGTAGACAGCTTGGTCTCTTCAGGGCCCTTCTGATTCTTATATCAGCCATAATCATGGCATTGATCCTATACACTTTAACTCTTGAAAAAATTCATGATATTGCGATGCTAAAACTGATAGGAGCCCGCAACACGGTAATCCTGTCACTTATTGTCCAACAGGCCCTATTGTTGGGTTTCTTGGGCTATCTTTTCGCTTTCTATGCGGGTAAGTGGGTATTTCCCATGTTTCCACGCAGAGTTGTGATCAACAACGACGATTTGCTGTCTTTGGCCGTTATAGTGTTCATAATATCTATTCTATCCGCCGGCCTAGGCATTTGGAAAGCCCTTAGCATAGAGCCCAATGAGGTTGTTTCATGA
- a CDS encoding ABC transporter ATP-binding protein, translating to MTGHSAAILAEGLTKIYGSGNAEVTAMQDVSFSLDSGEVVALLGPSGAGKSTLLTIVGLINTPTAGRLIIGKDLVTEGPNAKVNLRSYRRRFIGYVLQKANLIPFLTALENVRLALEINDVPGRMARARAMTLLESLDVGHRFNNLPYMLSGGEQQRVAVARALANNPKLVLADEPTAALDSVRGKQVMELFRTVAHEYGTTVMVATHDHRSLEVFDRILEMEDGRLRFNDQDHDIH from the coding sequence ATGACAGGCCACAGCGCAGCGATTTTGGCTGAGGGTCTCACCAAGATTTACGGCAGCGGTAATGCGGAAGTCACAGCCATGCAGGATGTGTCGTTCAGCCTTGATAGCGGAGAGGTAGTGGCCTTGCTTGGGCCTAGCGGCGCCGGCAAGTCGACGCTACTTACCATAGTGGGCCTAATTAACACACCAACAGCGGGGCGACTAATCATAGGAAAGGACCTGGTTACCGAAGGTCCTAACGCCAAGGTCAACTTGAGATCTTACAGGCGACGTTTTATCGGATATGTTCTCCAAAAAGCCAACTTGATACCTTTTCTTACCGCTTTGGAAAATGTCCGACTGGCTCTGGAAATCAACGATGTCCCTGGAAGGATGGCTCGAGCAAGAGCGATGACATTGTTAGAGAGTCTCGATGTGGGCCATAGGTTTAACAACCTTCCATACATGCTTTCGGGAGGAGAACAGCAGAGAGTTGCAGTAGCTCGGGCGCTTGCCAACAATCCCAAACTGGTTCTTGCTGATGAGCCAACAGCCGCATTGGACAGTGTGAGGGGTAAACAGGTCATGGAACTCTTTCGGACTGTGGCTCATGAATACGGGACGACTGTCATGGTGGCCACGCATGACCACCGCAGTCTCGAAGTTTTTGATCGTATCCTTGAGATGGAGGACGGAAGGTTAAGATTCAACGACCAAGATCACGATATTCACTAG
- a CDS encoding cation diffusion facilitator family transporter, protein MTDQQSTEFPQEAHKSLEQQNYRSNFRIMAVSVLLGVGIMGLKFYGYWITGSSAILSDALESIINVVASAFGLGSVIFSAKPADENHPYGHGKIEFFSAGFEGSLILIAAVGIFVQGMKQALNPVVLPNLEKGLFFLLASGLGNLALGVALLRVGRRTRSIVLEADGKHLLTDVYTSSAVLLALGLVYATGWYRLDGIIACAAGVNIVYWGMGLIGKASGGLMDKTDPELLEEISALLASHKKESWIDVHRLRTWRSGSRINVDFHLVVPTDLTVEQGHSEVKDLESIFSEHFRGMSDVLIHLDPCDKIQCPCCEYEPCTHRQGTLVHRQIWDRHTLTSNSHNGD, encoded by the coding sequence ATGACTGATCAGCAATCGACAGAATTCCCTCAGGAAGCCCACAAGTCCCTGGAACAGCAGAATTACAGGTCCAACTTTAGGATCATGGCAGTTTCGGTACTTCTTGGCGTAGGAATAATGGGATTGAAATTTTATGGTTACTGGATTACCGGATCATCCGCAATTCTGTCTGACGCTCTTGAATCAATAATTAACGTCGTAGCCAGCGCATTTGGATTGGGGAGCGTCATTTTTTCCGCAAAGCCTGCGGATGAAAACCATCCGTATGGTCACGGAAAGATTGAGTTCTTTTCCGCGGGCTTCGAAGGGTCCCTCATTTTAATCGCTGCAGTGGGAATCTTTGTACAAGGAATGAAACAAGCACTGAATCCAGTAGTTCTTCCAAACCTTGAAAAAGGCTTGTTCTTTTTATTGGCGTCTGGCCTGGGCAATCTGGCCCTGGGAGTCGCTCTATTGAGAGTAGGTCGACGAACCAGATCAATTGTTCTGGAAGCCGACGGGAAGCATTTATTGACCGACGTTTACACGTCTTCCGCGGTGCTTCTGGCTTTGGGGCTGGTCTATGCTACGGGCTGGTACAGGCTGGATGGAATTATCGCGTGCGCTGCTGGAGTGAACATAGTTTATTGGGGCATGGGCCTCATCGGTAAAGCTTCCGGCGGACTCATGGACAAAACAGACCCTGAGCTGTTGGAGGAGATTTCCGCTTTGTTGGCCAGTCACAAAAAAGAATCCTGGATTGACGTTCACCGACTCCGCACATGGCGATCGGGCTCCAGGATTAACGTAGATTTTCATCTTGTGGTGCCCACCGACCTCACGGTTGAACAGGGACACAGCGAGGTGAAAGACCTGGAGTCAATATTTTCCGAACATTTCCGGGGCATGTCCGACGTATTGATCCATCTTGATCCCTGTGACAAGATACAATGTCCCTGTTGCGAATACGAACCTTGTACTCATAGGCAGGGAACGCTGGTCCACCGTCAAATATGGGACCGCCATACCCTCACAAGCAATTCGCACAATGGGGATTAG
- the tatA gene encoding twin-arginine translocase TatA/TatE family subunit, producing the protein MGIPAPTELLLILGIVLLVFGGKRIPEIMGGLGQGIKSLKKNLEGEDESAQRPPAHSNEPAPQLAKPADATGIRAEAK; encoded by the coding sequence ATGGGCATTCCAGCTCCAACAGAGTTACTATTAATACTGGGCATCGTGCTTCTGGTCTTTGGAGGCAAACGCATACCTGAGATTATGGGCGGTTTGGGACAAGGCATTAAGTCGTTGAAGAAAAACCTTGAAGGTGAAGATGAGTCCGCCCAACGTCCGCCAGCGCATTCAAACGAACCGGCCCCCCAACTGGCCAAGCCCGCTGACGCCACTGGAATCCGGGCAGAAGCTAAGTAA